From the Silurus meridionalis isolate SWU-2019-XX chromosome 5, ASM1480568v1, whole genome shotgun sequence genome, one window contains:
- the zbtb33 gene encoding transcriptional regulator Kaiso, whose translation MSKLKLISVTDTQFPVSLLEAISEQRNNGLFCDVTIIVQDRKFRAHKTMLSASSTYFRHLFSVAGQVIELNFIKADIFEEILNYIYTSKIHRIRSDKLEDLISAGQNLGVKFIANLATPLSQVKGLPGLSKEGDGSSVDAAEKNESGVNMPIITESFSLSAEEFKMVSANVERDDKDNDDVLFVSQLEAPKAQKQSQVIDLDAEEGPEPKRQKVTNEKEKNPEKGKAQNEESTAPSESKVPKKFQDDPQLRAIPAAVSMSPNISDSVRASESRSSTQSASSTQSAPSTPPCVKSISPELLKTTLPLEPSEVLGVQKKKVLLEQSPDQSGKIRLSDVRPVFGTSNGTGLDAALTKKTITLDKASEIDSLSSGCKVYANIGENTYDIVPVKECSGEGEARPAVGRKSQTSVHSAANQTVVSPRGKKKGKGEQEDHYELIMDGKTFYVCIVCKRPYVCLTSLRRHFNTHSWERKYPCHYCDKVFALAEYRTKHEITHTGERRYQCLLCNEMFLNYQLLSSHCKQMHNQDPSGRKEKDDADNNLYRLLPCKTLQFKPYSFVSGESGGIPVINENGIVQHVNPARPHFTNQELPSSQGKMLNWDDIFVEPDAHNRPGAHARPGPPHRSPNQMNVENTTEFEFVIPETY comes from the coding sequence ATGTCGAAATTAAAGCTGATATCAGTAACTGACACTCAGTTTCCTGTGTCGTTGCTGGAGGCCATCAGCGAGCAGCGAAACAACGGTCTGTTCTGCGACGTGACCATAATCGTACAGGACCGCAAGTTCAGGGCACACAAGACAATGCTGTCGGCGTCCAGCACTTACTTTCGCCACCTGTTCTCAGTCGCAGGACAAGTGATTGAGCTGAATTTTATCAAGGCGGACATATTCGAAGAGATCCTTAATTACATATACACCTCGAAAATCCATCGGATTCGCTCCGACAAGCTCGAAGATCTTATCAGCGCTGGTCAGAACTTGGGTGTGAAGTTCATTGCCAATCTTGCGACCCCACTTTCCCAAGTCAAGGGGCTGCCCGGCTTGTCAAAAGAAGGAGACGGAAGCAGCGTCGATGCCGCTGAGAAAAACGAAAGCGGAGTGAATATGCCGATCATTACAGAGTCGTTCTCGTTATCGGCCGAGGAATTCAAAATGGTAAGCGCCAACGTCGAAAGAGATGATAAAGACAACGACGACGTTCTGTTTGTCTCGCAGCTGGAAGCGCCGAAAGCTCAGAAGCAATCTCAGGTTATAGATTTGGATGCGGAGGAAGGACCAGAGCCTAAAAGACAAAAAGTCActaatgagaaagaaaagaatccTGAAAAGGGAAAAGCCCAAAATGAGGAAAGCACTGCCCCTTCAGAAAGTAAAGTACCAAAGAAATTCCAAGATGACCCACAACTCCGTGCAATCCCTGCAGCTGTCAGTATGTCCCCAAACATCAGTGATTCCGTTAGGGCCTCTGAATCAAGATCCTCTACTCAGAGCGCATCCTCTACTCAGAGTGCACCCTCTACCCCACCGTGTGTAAAAAGTATTTCCCCTGAACTACTTAAAACCACTCTGCCTCTGGAACCCAGTGAAGTTCTTGGCGTTCAGAAGAAAAAGGTTTTGTTGGAGCAGTCACCAGATCAGTCGGGCAAAATCAGACTGTCTGATGTAAGGCCTGTCTTCGGCACTAGTAATGGAACTGGGCTAGATGCTGCTCTGACCAAGAAGACTATCACGTTAGATAAAGCTTCAGAAATTGATTCGCTGTCATCAGGATGCAAGGTTTATGCCAACATCGGGGAAAACACCTATGACATTGTTCCTGTGAAAGAGTGTTCAGGTGAAGGAGAAGCTCGACCCGCCGTGGGACGAAAATCGCAGACCTCAGTACACAGTGCAGCTAATCAGACCGTTGTCTCGCCTCGAGGcaagaaaaaagggaaagggGAGCAAGAGGATCATTATGAACTTATCATGGACGGAAAGACCttttatgtgtgtattgtgtgcaaGCGTCCCTACGTGTGCCTGACGAGCCTCAGACGGCATTTTAACACACACTCTTGGGAGAGGAAGTACCCGTGTCATTACTGCGACAAAGTATTTGCTCTGGCCGAATACAGAACCAAACATGAGATCACTCACACAGGTGAGAGAAGGTACCAGTGTTTACTGTGTAATGAAATGTTCCTCAACTACCAGTTATTGTCTTCGCACTGCAAACAAATGCACAATCAAGACCCCTCAGGCAGGAAGGAGAAGGACGATGCGGACAATAACTTGTACCGCTTGCTGCCGTGTAAAACTCTACAGTTCAAGCCGTACTCTTTCGTCTCGGGCGAGAGCGGGGGGATTCCGGTCATCAACGAAAACGGGATTGTGCAGCACGTTAACCCGGCCAGGCCGCATTTCACAAATCAGGAACTCCCCTCCAGCCAGGGCAAAATGTTGAACTGGGACGACATCT